In Caldalkalibacillus thermarum, the genomic window CGCATCCATTTTAACCGGGAGTATGCCTTGATGTTAGCTGAAAACAGGCAAGCCAAAAAGTTTTTGGAACAAAAAGTAAAGGAATATGAATGGCTGAAACGGGGCATCGAGCAGCGAAAGAAAACCATACTGCATGTCACCCAGGTCATTGTCGAACGGCAAAAAGCGTTTTTTGACCAAGGGGAGGCAGGGTTAAAACCCTTGACGCTCAAGGAAGTGGCTCAGGAACTGGGGATGCATGAATCAACTATTTCCAGGGCAACGAATCAAAAGTATATGCAAACCCCGCGGGGGTTATATGAATTGAAGTTCTTTTTTACCCAAGGGGTTGCCAAGCAGAATGGGGAATTAACCTCGGATGCCCAAATTAAGGAGATGATCAAACAACTCATTGCGGCTGAGAATAAACGCAAGCCATTATCTGATCAAAAAATCGCCCAGCATCTGCAAGCCAAAGGAATTTCCATTGCCCGGCGGACCGTGGCCAAATACCGGGATGAACTGGGTATTCTCTCTTCCAGCCGGCGTAAAGAAGTGTAGCATCAAAACTGATGTCCCCTTGACGGGATGTCAGTTTTTATTAATGGTTGGGAGTTTATTAAGAGCTGTGGCCGTAAACGGAAGCGGGATATACATATTCAGTTTAGACTTGCCCATAATAAATTTAAATCGTGTAAGCGAATCAAACCAGAGTTTTTAACAGGAGGACAGACCAATGAGACATTTAAAAATCAAGAGACTGGTGATAGGCTTGTTAAGCCTTGTTTGTTTGGGGATGGCTTCTCCCACTGGGGTTGTACTGAAAGGTCAGCTGGCTGCCGCCCAGCAAGGCTTACCCCCATCTAAAACGGTCACGATAGAGATCGAAGGCATAAAAGAGGAGATGACCCTTTATCTCCATGAAGCCAAACAGCTGGGTTTTTACACCTATCTTCCGCAGGATATGGCCGCTGAAAACAAATGGAAGGCCATGCTAGCCTATTTTAAGCCGGGCGGGCACAAGATGTACAAGGCCAAACTGGAGATATTGACACGGGATGAGATTGAATCGGTGGAGGAAATGGCAGAATTTATCCAAGGCCAGCTGGCGGAGAAGGGGTTTACAGTAGAGCCTTCACAGGCAAGGCGGTTTGGATTCTCAGCACAGGAGTTTAGGCTTTCCAAAGATAATCTGACGGGCAAGGTATCCATCTTTGAGTACAACCAGCGCGTGTTTGCTTTGATTTATCATTATCCGCCTGAGTATGGAGATGGTTTTGAAACCCGGATGGAGATCATATTGGATGAACTCGTGTGGTATGAATCAGGATACAAGTAATCACAGTGGCTGACAAGAATAAGAAATGGGATTCATTATATAACCCAGCAGCCTGAACCCATTGGCCAGCTGGGTTTTAATCGTCCATTTTAATCTTTTTTATATGGCACAATAGGCTTGCAATTAATCCATATCTTGCTATAATGAACTTAGAATAAATTTTTTTGCCTTGATTGGGACAAAATATGTCACACAGGGGCATAAAATGTCCCGGATGTATGAGGGGTGATTCAACCCTGAAAAAATGGTTAGAGTTGCAACAAAAGCTGGTGCCTGATCTATTGGAAGTACTCAAAAGGCGCCATCGCATCCTTAAAGTGATCCATTCCCTGCAGCCGATTGGCCGTCGCACCTTATCCCAAATGGTCGGTTTAACCGAGCGGGTCGTGCGGCGGGAAACGGACTTTCTTAAGGAACAGGGGCTGCTTACTTTTTCTTCGGTAGGCATGAACATGACAGAAGAGGGCAGCTATGTCGTCCGAGAGATGGAAGACGTGATCCGGGAATGGTTTGGCCTTAATCAGCTTGAGCACCAGCTGGAAAAACAACTTGGTTTGAACAAGGTTATCGTTGTGGCTGGTAATAGTTTGACCCAGCCGTGGGTGAAAAATGATTTGGGCCGGTCAGCGGTGCAGCAATTGAAACAGTGGGCTGAGCCTAACTCTGTTGTTTCTGTTGCCGGAGGCACGACCATGGAGGCTGTGGCCCAAGCGATGACCCCTCATCCGGTGTTGCGCACGTTGTTGTACGTGCCTGCCAGAGGGGGACTGGGTGAAAAAGTGGAGTATCAGGCTAACACCATTTGCTCAGAAATGGCCTCCCGCTCAGGCGGGCAGTACCGTCTCTTGCATGTGCCTGATCAGCTAAGCAAAGAAGCTTATGCCTCTCTTTTGGAAGACGAGCAGATTAAGGAGCTCATCAGAATTATCCGCTCAGCCCGCATCGTTGTTCACGGTATTGGAGAGGCTAACACTATGGCTACCAGGCGCAAAGCAAGCCCTCAAATGTTGGCCAAACTGAAAGAACGCCAGGCTGTAGCCGAAGCGTTTGGTTATTATTTTGACCGGGACGGCAACATCGTTTATAAGATTCAAACCGTCGGCTTAAGGCTGGAAGATATCAAACAGGCTGACCATATTATTGCCGTTGCCGGCGGGGAAGATAAAGCAGAGGCCATTCTGGCCTTCCTTAAGCATGGCGTGCATGATTGCCTTATTACCGATGAGGGGGCAGCACGGCAAATGCTTCAGTATATCTAATCACCACTTTAGTTAAATGGGCATTTTTATATAAATTTCACAAACCACAAATGAAAATAATTTGGTTAGAGGAGGAATCATCATGGCAACAAAAGTAGGTATTAACGGTTTTGGGCGTATCGGCCGCAATGTTTTCCGCGCGGCACTGAACAATCCCAATGTGGAAGTGGTGGCTGTCAATGATCTGACAGACGCCAAAATGCTGGCTCACCTGTTGAAGTATGACAGCGTACACGGGCGTTTAAATGCGGAAGTGGAGCATACTGAAGATGCGTTGATTGTCAACGGAAAAACCATTAAAGTCTTGTCTGAACGCGATCCGGCCAATCTTCCCTGGGACGAGCTCGGCGTAGAAGTGGTTGTGGAAAGTACAGGACGTTTTACGGCCAAAGCGGACGCTTCCAAGCACCTGCAAGCAGGAGCCAAAAAAGTGATTATCTCTGCGCCGTCCAAGGACGCTGATTTTGATGTGGTGATGGGCGTTAACGAAGAGAAGTATGATCCCGCCAAGCATCACGTGATTTCCAACGCTTCCTGCACTACCAACTGTCTGGCTCCGGTGATCAAGGTTCTGCATGAAACCTATGGCGTGCGCCGCGGCATGATGACCACCGTGCACGCCTACACCAATGACCAGCAAATCCTGGACTTGCCGCATAAGGACTACCGGCGTGCCCGCGCTGCTGCCCAAAATATTATCCCCACGACCACCGGTGCAGCTAAAGCTGTAGCCCTGGTCTTGCCTGAATTGAAAGGCAAGCTGAACGGCTTTGCCATGCGCGTGCCCACGGCTAACGTGTCCGTAGTTGATCTGGTAGCAGAACTGGAGAAGAACGTGACTGCTGAAGAGGTAAACGCCACCTTGAAGCAGGCGGCTGAGGGGCCGTTAAAAGGCATTATGGCTTATTCTGAAGAGCCGCTGGTGTCTTCCGACTATAACGGGGATCCCCATTCCTCCACAATCGATGCCTTGTCTACCATGGTGATTGAAGACAACATGGTCAAAGTGGTGGCCTGGTACGACAATGAATGGGGCTACTCCAACCGTGTGGTGGATTTAGTTGAATACATTGCTGGTAAAGGTCTATAATTTGGATAGTGTGTCTTGAACAGCAAAGAGGAGAATGACCGTTCTCCTCTTTCGCATACATAATGCTGTGCGGTGTAAGGAGGGTACATCATGGCCAAAAAAAGTGTGCGAGATATTGAGGTGAAAGGCAAGCGCGTTCTCTGCCGCGTTGACTTTAACGTGCCCTTGGACGGGGAGAGGATCACCGATGATACCCGCATCAGGGCTGCCTTGCCCACCATCAAGTACCTGCTTGAGCAGGGGGCCATTGTTATTCTGGCTTCCCATCTGGGACGGCCCAAAGGGCAAGTGAAAGAGGAACTGCGTCTGGACCCTGTGGCCAAACGTTTGGCCGATCTGTTAGGCAAAGAGGTTTATAAAGCAGACGAGGCCATCGGACCAGAGGTCGAACAGCAAATTGCCAAACTCGAGCCGGGCGAAGTGCTGCTTCTGGAAAATGTGCGCTTTTACCCGGGCGAGGAAAAGAACGATCCCGAGTTTGCCAAGCAGCTGGCTAAATTAGCCGATGTCTACGTCAATGATGCCTTTGGGGCTGCTCACCGCGCCCATGCTTCCACGGAAGGCGTGGCTCACCACCTGCCAGCCGTAGCCGGTTTTCTGCTGGAAAAAGAGCTGGATATCTTAGGCAGTGCTTTGGAAAAACCGGAGCGTCCGTTTACGGCTATTATCGGCGGGGCCAAGGTGAAAGATAAAATAGGCGTCATCGAAAACCTGCTGACCAAAGTGGACAATCTCTTGATTGGCGGGGGCCTGGCATATACGTTTATCAGAGCACAGGGCTATTCAGTCGGGAAATCCCTGCTGGAAGAAGATAAAATTGAACTGGCCAAATCACTGATTGAAAAAGCGAAAGCCAACAACGTCAACTTCCTGATGCCCGTCGATTGCGTGGTGGCTGACCGTTTTGCCGAAGATGCCAACACCCAAGTGGTGGCGATTGACAGCATTCCGGACGACTGGGAAGCGTTGGATATCGGACCGCAAACCAGAGAACGTTACCGCAACATCATTTTGGAGTCCAACCTGGTGATCTGGAACGGGCCGATGGGCGTGTTTGAAATGGAACCCTTTGCCCATGGAACCAACGCTATTGCCACTGCACTGGCCGATTGCCAAGGGACCACCATCATTGGCGGAGGAGATTCTGCAGCGGCCATTGAACAAGCCGGAATGGCTGAGGCGATGACCCATATCTCCACTGGAGGAGGGGCCTCTCTGGAGTTTATGGAAGGTAAAATATTGCCGGGTGTCGCTGCTTTGGAGGACCGTTAAGGACGAGATGAGCAAGGAGGGAAACCATGCGCAAGCCGATTATTGCCGGCAACTGGAAAATGCATAAAACAGTCGCTGAAGCTCTGGCCTTTGCCCGGGCCATCGAAGACAAGCTTCCTGATCCTGAACAGGTGGAAGCTGTTATTTGCGCGCCGTTTGTCACTTTGCCTGCACTGGTCGAATGGGCCAAAGGCAAACCGGTGGGTATTGGCGCCCAAAACATGCATTTTGAAGAACAGGGCGCCTTTACCGGAGAAATCAGCCCGGTGATGTTAAAGGAGCTGGGCGTTCAGTATGTGATTCTGGGGCATTCAGAACGCCGCCAGTACTTTAACGAAACGTGCGAAAGCGTCAATCTGAAAACCCACGCAGCCCACAAGCACGGTCTGATTCCCATCATTTGTGTGGGTGAAACCTATGAAGAGCGGGAAGAGGGACAAACGAAAGAAGTGGTTCGCAGCCAGGTGATCAAAGCGCTCAACAATTTGACAGCTGAACAGGTCAAACGTTCGGTCATTGCTTATGAACCTGTATGGGCCATTGGTACGGGCCAAACCCCGACGGCTGAAGAAGCAGGCGATGTGATCGCCTATATCCGCCAGGTCGTGGCTGAACAATTCTCCCCGGACGTCGCCGATGCGATTCGCATCCAATACGGCGGAAGCGTCAAGCCGGACAACATCGGCCAATTTATGCAACAAGCTGATATTGACGGGGCATTGGTTGGCGGCGCCAGTTTGAAACCCGATGCCTTCTTAGCTTTATTGGAGGGATAGCAACATGACAAGACCCAAACCAGTCGCCTTAATCATTCTGGACGGTTTTGCCCTCAGGGAAGAGACTCACGGCAATGCCATTGCCCAGGCTCACACGCCCAATTTTGACCGCTACTGGGAGAGCTATCCCCACACCACACTGAAAGCTTCGGGTGAAGCCGTGGGGTTGCCTGAAGGGCAGATGGGCAATTCAGAAGTGGGGCATTTAAACATTGGAGCCGGGCGGATTGTGTATCAGGATTTAACCCGGGTGAACAAGGCCATCAAGGAAGGCGACTTTTTTGAAAATGACGTTTTCCTGCAAGCGATGCGCCATGTGAAAGAGAAGGGAACGGCCCTGCATTTGTACGGCTTGGTGTCTGACGGGGGCGTGCACAGCCATATTGAGCACCTGTTTGCCCTGTTGGAACTGGCCAAGAAAGAACAAGTGGACAAGGTGTATGTCCATGCCTTTTTGGATGGCCGGGACGTGGCTCCTGACAGTGCCAAGGGGTACATTGAACAGCTGCTGGCCAAGATGGATGAGCTGGGGGTTGGCCAGCTGGCCACCATTCAGGGCCGTTATTATGCCATGGACCGCGACCGGCGCTGGGACCGGACGGAGAAAGCGTACCGGGCCATGGTATACGGGGAAGGGCCCCGCTACCGGGATCCCATTCAAGCCATTGTGGAATCCTATGAAAAAAGTATCTATGATGAGTTTGTGGAGCCAACTGTGATCGTGGATGACCAGGATCAGCCGGTGGGCCAGATCCGCTCGGAAGACGCCGTGATTTTCTTCAACTTCAGACCTGACCGGGCCATTCAGATTTCCCAGGCGTTTACCAACAAGGACTTCCGCGGCTTTGACCGGGGGGAGAAGTTTCCCAAGGATTTGTTCTATGTCTGCTTAACCCATTTCAGTGAAACGGTGGACGGTTATGTGGCTTACCGCCCGGTTAATTTGGATAACACTTTGGGTGAAGTGCTCACCCAAAACGGTTTGAAACAACTGCGCATCGCCGAAACGGAAAAATATCCGCACGTCACCTTCTTCTTCAGCGGCGGCCGGGAACAGAAATTTGACGGAGAAAAACGGGTGTTGATTGACTCACCCAAAGTGGCCACCTATGACCTCAAGCCGGAAATGAGCGCCTATGAAGTGACCGATGCCGTTTTAGCTGAGATCAACTCCGATGAACATGACGTGATCATCCTCAACTTTGCCAACCCGGATATGGTGGGCCATTCCGGCAAACTGGAGCCGACCATTAAAGCCGTCGAAGCGGTGGATGAATGTTTGGGCAAAGTGGTGGATGCTGTGCTGGCCAAAGGCGGTATTGCCGTAATCACAGCAGACCATGGTAACGCAGACATGATCCTGGATGCAAATGATAACCCTCATACGGCTCATACCACCAACCCGGTGCCGTTTATTATCACCAAAGCAGGATTGCAGTTGAGGGATGACGGCATTTTAGCCGATATTGCCCCCACCGTGCTGGATCTGTTGAACTTGGACCAGCCCAAGGAAATGACTGGCCGGACCTTAATAAAAAAATAAAAACCGTTGGACAAACGGTGTGCTAGAAAAGTAAACTGATTTATCTGTTAAGTATCCTGACCAAACATGAGATGCTTTCTGTCTAGAAAAAACATATGAAGGAGATGACCAACATGTCCCTGATCAGTGAAATATACGCCCGTCAAGTGTTGGATTCCCGCGGCAATCCAACGGTTGAAGTGGAAGTGTATCTTGAGTCTGGTGCTTTCGGACGGGCCATTGTGCCTTCCGGTGCTTCCACCGGTGCCCATGAAGCCGTCGAGCTGCGCGACAATGACAAAGGCCGTTACCTGGGCAAAGGTGTCTTAAAAGCCGTTGAAAATGTGAATGAAGTGATCGCCCCTAAACTGATCGGCATGGATGCCACCAACCAAGTGGCCATTGACCGCTTGATGATTGAACTG contains:
- a CDS encoding sugar-binding transcriptional regulator → MKKWLELQQKLVPDLLEVLKRRHRILKVIHSLQPIGRRTLSQMVGLTERVVRRETDFLKEQGLLTFSSVGMNMTEEGSYVVREMEDVIREWFGLNQLEHQLEKQLGLNKVIVVAGNSLTQPWVKNDLGRSAVQQLKQWAEPNSVVSVAGGTTMEAVAQAMTPHPVLRTLLYVPARGGLGEKVEYQANTICSEMASRSGGQYRLLHVPDQLSKEAYASLLEDEQIKELIRIIRSARIVVHGIGEANTMATRRKASPQMLAKLKERQAVAEAFGYYFDRDGNIVYKIQTVGLRLEDIKQADHIIAVAGGEDKAEAILAFLKHGVHDCLITDEGAARQMLQYI
- a CDS encoding ArsJ-associated glyceraldehyde-3-phosphate dehydrogenase; the protein is MATKVGINGFGRIGRNVFRAALNNPNVEVVAVNDLTDAKMLAHLLKYDSVHGRLNAEVEHTEDALIVNGKTIKVLSERDPANLPWDELGVEVVVESTGRFTAKADASKHLQAGAKKVIISAPSKDADFDVVMGVNEEKYDPAKHHVISNASCTTNCLAPVIKVLHETYGVRRGMMTTVHAYTNDQQILDLPHKDYRRARAAAQNIIPTTTGAAKAVALVLPELKGKLNGFAMRVPTANVSVVDLVAELEKNVTAEEVNATLKQAAEGPLKGIMAYSEEPLVSSDYNGDPHSSTIDALSTMVIEDNMVKVVAWYDNEWGYSNRVVDLVEYIAGKGL
- a CDS encoding phosphoglycerate kinase, giving the protein MAKKSVRDIEVKGKRVLCRVDFNVPLDGERITDDTRIRAALPTIKYLLEQGAIVILASHLGRPKGQVKEELRLDPVAKRLADLLGKEVYKADEAIGPEVEQQIAKLEPGEVLLLENVRFYPGEEKNDPEFAKQLAKLADVYVNDAFGAAHRAHASTEGVAHHLPAVAGFLLEKELDILGSALEKPERPFTAIIGGAKVKDKIGVIENLLTKVDNLLIGGGLAYTFIRAQGYSVGKSLLEEDKIELAKSLIEKAKANNVNFLMPVDCVVADRFAEDANTQVVAIDSIPDDWEALDIGPQTRERYRNIILESNLVIWNGPMGVFEMEPFAHGTNAIATALADCQGTTIIGGGDSAAAIEQAGMAEAMTHISTGGGASLEFMEGKILPGVAALEDR
- the tpiA gene encoding triose-phosphate isomerase, whose product is MRKPIIAGNWKMHKTVAEALAFARAIEDKLPDPEQVEAVICAPFVTLPALVEWAKGKPVGIGAQNMHFEEQGAFTGEISPVMLKELGVQYVILGHSERRQYFNETCESVNLKTHAAHKHGLIPIICVGETYEEREEGQTKEVVRSQVIKALNNLTAEQVKRSVIAYEPVWAIGTGQTPTAEEAGDVIAYIRQVVAEQFSPDVADAIRIQYGGSVKPDNIGQFMQQADIDGALVGGASLKPDAFLALLEG
- the gpmI gene encoding 2,3-bisphosphoglycerate-independent phosphoglycerate mutase, encoding MTRPKPVALIILDGFALREETHGNAIAQAHTPNFDRYWESYPHTTLKASGEAVGLPEGQMGNSEVGHLNIGAGRIVYQDLTRVNKAIKEGDFFENDVFLQAMRHVKEKGTALHLYGLVSDGGVHSHIEHLFALLELAKKEQVDKVYVHAFLDGRDVAPDSAKGYIEQLLAKMDELGVGQLATIQGRYYAMDRDRRWDRTEKAYRAMVYGEGPRYRDPIQAIVESYEKSIYDEFVEPTVIVDDQDQPVGQIRSEDAVIFFNFRPDRAIQISQAFTNKDFRGFDRGEKFPKDLFYVCLTHFSETVDGYVAYRPVNLDNTLGEVLTQNGLKQLRIAETEKYPHVTFFFSGGREQKFDGEKRVLIDSPKVATYDLKPEMSAYEVTDAVLAEINSDEHDVIILNFANPDMVGHSGKLEPTIKAVEAVDECLGKVVDAVLAKGGIAVITADHGNADMILDANDNPHTAHTTNPVPFIITKAGLQLRDDGILADIAPTVLDLLNLDQPKEMTGRTLIKK